The genomic region AGTCAACCGAGAATGAGAACAGGGGATGGACCATAAAATGGTACTGTACAAATGAACAAAATCTAGCAAATTAATCAAGATCTTGTAGGCAAGCCCGGAATGGTTCCCTGAGCAAAATCTCCGCCAAATATGGCAATCCAATCCAAGCACACAGACCATGCGCTTATAACAGCTTGCTGGGCTGGAAAAGCTCGCTCCGCATCCTTAAACCATGTTAACTCGATTGGAAAACAGTGGCACAAATTGtcatgttttgattttcaaGATGCTAAACCAAAATCATGGACACCAGATAAACAGACTAATTATAAATGTGTTTTAACATTATTCACGGCAAAACCATTAAATGATGACAAGAATCACAATTCAAAAACTAGAGTACCCACAACAGTTGTCTTCTGTTATTTTTATAGTTCATAGCaaccaaaaaaggaaaaacacatCATTACAAGAAGTGCAACCACATAGGCTTTTGAAATCAGCTGATCACCTGCATaccaaagaaaacaaagagaaatgtCATCCATTGGTAATTTTGGATGCATATCTGCTTATGACATTATTTACAACTTTCATTTCGAGAAAGGGGAGCCAGGGGAGATAAAATGttcacaaaaatatttgaCCAGgataaaaaaatctcaaatatAGCAATTTTCAAGCGGAGAAACAGATTATCTTTCTAAGTCCCAACTGTCAATGCTGCTATAATCCTTGAAAAGTAACATTCTACCATAGATGGATTTCTTAAAGCCCCTCTTTCAGACGTATAGTTTCATGAACATAGATGTGGTCACGTGCTTTACTAAGATGATTAGAAGTTTAAACACACCAATACTAGTAGCAAGCAGTAATTAAACAGACCACATCTCAAACAACCTAATCCAAGAAATCACGACTACAGCTAAACCATATCAAGTAAAGGTTTTAACAATGCAACTGAGTAAAATTGATTGGTAATTTCTATGTATTTGATTAAATCAAGTGCAAAGAGAActgaagagaaaagaattatAATAAGTACTTATTGctcttttacctttttaaaatCTAGTAAAgttatttaaagataaattacTATAACTCCAactaaaattcttaattttcaaaGCATACCCCTCAGTCCAAATATAAACAATATCTTATGATTGTAACATTATCTCACTTCTCTACTGATCCCTGTCCTCTCACATCAAATTTCACTTCATTGaacatcattttatttctctcCTATCATTTCCGTTCTCTTCTCTTATCCTCGTTCAAACAGACTTAAACACCATGCCAATGTGCCTAAGAACTCGAGATTGCTACATATCTCACATATCAATTCAAGTCAACACCTCTTAAAGTTAATATTCATTTTCACAATTCCCTTATCTCAGCTAGTGAAGAAATTAATTCACTTATAAACACATTAAAGAAGGTTCAAAGCACCATAAACAGTTAAAGACTACAAGGATTACTACATTTTTTCAATGTTCCAACAAAAATGTAAATCAATATCATACGCAGATACCGCCTGCTTTCTTCTTCAATCTCAAAACATTATTCTCTCATAGAAATAACACTAAAAATGGGAATTATCgcaattacaaaattatatCCCTTTGATAACGATTCTCAGATCACTCTCTCAGATAAAATAGAGCAAATTCTGTAAAATCTCTTTAAAGGAACCAAACACGCCTTTATATTAACCCTTTATTCAATACAGTTTTacgaaaaggaaaaataagtaaatcGGAATCTAGGGTTTACCTCTTGTGCCTTTGAACGAAGGGCGAGTTCTTGGCATCTTCCTCTGCAAAatcgatttaataaaaaagacGTTCAGTACACTTATACGTACACAATTGAGTACTTAAATACGTATTGCAAGGATCGAGAGGAAAATATGTTACCGGTGAGACCAAGGGAAAACTTGGTGATGATGGTTCCGGTAATGGCGAAGCCGACAAGGAAGGGCCAGTTGCGGTTGAACTCCCTCTTGAAGAAAACGGGCCACGGATCGAACCACCTCCTCATCTTTCCTtcgcttcttctttttcctttttctcctGATGATTCTTACTGTCTTGctctttctttgctttggtGGCTATAAACAACGAGATCGGTTTTTCTCACTTGCTGAGGGAATGGTTTTGGTTTTATCGTGGCCGTTGGATGATCAGATTCGATGATTTGGGAGAGATCGGACCTCGAGAGTGGTTGGGTTTGGGACAGAGCTTTTGATGGGCTTAGAGACACTGTATCGAGTTTGTCCCGTTAATGGGCCCATGAGTGAACCTTTCGGGAATTGGAATTTAAGAACTTAATGAAgacatttatttattatttaagtaaATTAACTTTTGCATCACTAAATAAAGacatcttttttattttgataaactaattttgaaagagaacgATTTGATTgtcaatatttataaatgttattattttgatcaCGTCACcgttaaaaaataatgcattTTTTGCGtaccttttatatttttgttgacATCAATTGCTCCAAACGATTATGTCCACATgataatcatttaaaaaaaatcatttttttaaatcttttattgTTACGTGGAAATAGATACAAATTTCATATTAACATAAGATGAGATGGGTTTCAACTtcataaataaagatttttattCTGTTAAGTATATCTTTTAAGTTATAAGTATAAACCCGTGATCGATACAGTCACGTGATCTATTTGACTTGAATGGTGACGTAAAACACCATGTGAGAGGTTTGTTATCTTTAAATGATTGGgtgattaaaataataatacttatATACATACAGGtgatcaaaaatattatttttcaaaattaagttaCCAAAacgtaaaatttcaaaaaattaagtaattaaaaagataatttactCTTAGtgttaagatatttttaaatgttCCGAATTTAAAGAATGAAGAGATAAGAATTGTGGCGTTAGGTGtagataatataaattttaaaaataatattaatttattaatatttcacatttggactttttttttaattcttaaacGTTTTCCTTTATGTTTTATGTTCATGAATGATGACGTGGTAAAGAAAATATTGAgattaattttcaaatgagaTTATCAacttaaactttaaaattgaaaaacgaGGGTCATCTAAGATGTGTATGTAATCCCTATAACGAATTTCctttttgcttattttctcctAATAGTTGCCATCTACTttacttcttttcttcctttattacTTGATCTTATGTTCTCCTGTCAATTCTTTCTATCGAACTGTGTTACTTGATTAAACATTGTCGTTCAGCTTGTTGGGCATTATTTTATGGTAAAAGGTGTTGTTGAAACTTTTaggtataatatttaaaacggttattaaattctttaagaaaatttaaataaataataaatttttattatatttaattaaatttttatatttttattttaagtaaaataaGTATTTAAGATTGActaatagttaattaattatcattaatcaaatcaTTTATAGTACATGGTGTTAATTCGATATATTGACATGTTATAGTGAATGATGATGTAGTATAATGATATGACCGCatgacattttattttttatattaacatAAAAGTGACAAgtaatgttttaattaataatagtaAATCAATCGTTaataataagatttaattgaactaaatagaaaaataaatacttatttaatttttttacaataatttaaaaactttttaaactATTATGCCAAACTTTTAAATATACTAGTTGTTTGAAAAGTGCAAATGTAattgaactttttttaaatactaATGGATAATATTGTTGtctattacaaaaaaaaaaacattaatgtatctaacaagtttttttttttgttacattacatcaacttcttctttttgattaatgaataatatatgcctttttaaataaactttttattgTAACTCTTTTTAAAATCTTGACTTTGAATCTTCAATTATTGGCATCTAAAATGtactaatttttaattttcgtGTAATGGGAGTAaatctcataattaatttgtatttaaaaaaatttattttcatccgTGATCTAATAAAATACTGGATCTTTCATCTATTTATCAATATCTAGTTAATATTCgaataaatttatcatttgtACGTCTGTCAAATTATCATGTGGTAAAGTTTATTCATATTCTAATCAAGTTTTAGTGACAATTTGACAAATGAATagatttataatatatttaaaacttcacgaatgaaaaatttgaatttcttaaattgcagataaaaaaaatcaacaactaATAATGTAATTTATTCAATGACcgaattttattttcttttcaaccCGATTTGATCCGATTTCATCCCTTTTTAAGGAGAAAGAGTTGCTTTGTGAGTCGAGACCCATTTTTATTACAATTGAAATCAAAGcaacttgattttttatatatactgAAACAACATTTCATGACAAGCTATGTACTGCTTCGTACATTACGAGCCGATCTTTTTGGCTGGTTGGACTTGTGATTGATCGTTCATATTAGTATAACCTTTTTGTATTTAGTTGACGTTAGTATGTATGGAATTTTGTTTAAACTTAGATGAGTACAGAGGGCTTTGAATTAACTTAGATAAGTGATTTACACAGCCAAAAACTCCATAGAATTCAACCACTggaattatatatttttctaaataaagagttttttattttctcgaGTACTTAGACCGATAATCTCATTATATATTTacttgcatatatatatatatatataaaagatcaattttcttttacttatacttttaatatatctttatatgataaatttttaccatgtttagaaattttgaagtcaTATTTAGGATATTATGAAGATTACGTGATAATGGATACTACtactttgaaaattaattttggtCAAAAGACCGATTGGAATTTGGAAGGatcttataaaattaaatcccCCATGCACACAACTCACCTATGATATGCAATGCTTAGGAATAGTTTTCTATTTTTCCATGTGATCTAGCAATAGAAACCCTTACTATTATATAAGGAgtaataacattaaaaaaaaagcataaacCAAATCGTCAAGATAGTTTGATTAATGACTCATGATTCACAATCCTCAAGTATAATCTACTGTACAACAAGGATGAaggaaataatatatatataaataagaaatcaaattgattaattgagcCAACTGAGAGGACAAGATTTAGGCATATAATTTTCCGTACTGTTAATACATTATCGTAAAAGAAACCCTTCTGAACAGAGCATTACTAAGAAAAACGGACTGTTAcgaaatatttgaaaaatttaacCCAAAGCCCAAAACGGCAAAACGGgaactctttttttaattgcATTTGCCCCTTTGTTTTCCCGCTGTCCGTTAAAatgtaaaatcaaaatcactATCAGAAAAAGTTCGGACCCGcctaatttgaaattcttatacattaaaaaaagCACAATCCGCGTCATATGTCATAAAATTTATCCCAGCCGTCGATGATAATTCTATCTACGGTTCATATGTAATTCACTGAACATCAGTACATCACACACTTGTCGATAAAAATGAGTTCCAAGTTGAAAAATTCCAAACACCACAATCCGCGCACTTACATTGCACGCTTAACAACTATCGATTTGGCACTCTATCAACGGTTTATATAACTCAGCCTTTTTCACGCGGATCGATATTTTCAGCCGTCGATAAAATTATAATCGTACGATTCAAATTAGCCCCCCGCCAAACATTTTTAATCGCCTTACCATTCACAGCTCTTCTGTAATCTCATTCATCATTTCGATAGGTCTACCAAAAAACCCAAAAGGTTTCGAAGAAAATGTCGGGAAGAGGAAAGGGAGGTAAGGGGCTTGGAAAGGGAGGAGCCAAGAGGCATAGGAAGGTTTTGAGGGATAACATCCAGGGAATCACTAAGCCCGCCATTCGCCGTCTGGCTCGTAGAGGAGGTGTGAAGAGGATCAGCGGCTTGATCTATGAAGAAACCAGAGGAGTCTTGAAGATTTTCTTGGAGAACGTGATTCGCGATGCTGTGACATACACTGAGCACGCAAGAAGGAAGACTGTTACTGCCATGGATGTTGTTTACGCATTGAAGAGGCAGGGCAGGACTCTCTATGGCTTTGGTGGTTAAGATTCTGTACTCTTTAGTATAGATTTAGCTTTGGCATTATTAAGTTTGTCAATTGTACATCTTGGCTATAGATCTTGCCTTTATGTGATTGTTTCAGTTCCCTTGTTGATGTTCTTGTAATCTGTAATCTTGAATATGGGCGATGGATTTCCTTCATCAAGCCTTTGCGCgcttttccatttttaatcTTTCACTGTTTCCAGGTAATTGGTTTtacatcaaattaaataacacGATTTATCTTTATACTATAGTTTAATACATCCTAGTTATGGAGCGGGCAAGTCATATGATGGTCCCGACCATCGTGCTTGGTCGTAATCAGCCAATCGACCATCCTGCAAGCGGCGCTGCCTGTCTTAAAACTTTTgtattgaaaattaatcaGTATATAAAATATTGGATTATTATGAACGTGCAATTAAATTCGCGGTATTGTGCATAAATAATTCTTTGATCCAATTCCTTCTTGTGATGGTAGCATTCCCCTTGGGCTGGCTCTAGATCTTTCTTTTCACGATAAAGGGAAAAAGGGGAACTAGGAATCTTGCCCCATAGCGAGAAGGTACAGTCATTCAAGCAAGCTCTTTGCAGAAATTGTGGTGCTTATTGGAACATCACTTCGCTTCATCCAAAGGTTAAAATCCACGTCCTTGATATAAGGACATAATTACAGTATTAACCTATACTAATTTTCCCCACAGCTTTCTATTATCCGGAATCGAGTTGCAGTATATGATGTTGCCAACACAATATCTAGCGACTGGTCGGAAGCTAGATATATAGCTGATAATAGCATTCAATTTGGATCACCTTTCTGCCTTTGAtgtctcaaaattttccttgtcAAAATTGGTTACCTTTACCGTAGTAACCCGTGACAATAACATATCACTTGAAGACAACAAAAACAGTAGCTGCTGCCGGTAGTGACATCTGTTAGACACTCTGTTAACCACCACTACCTCGCCACGTGTCATATGGCACCCACTGTTTTGCTGACGTGGAGGTGGTCTCTCCGATAGGACCAACAAAGTGAACTCCTTCACTGCCTTCCCTACTTTTATTATCCTCCCTTCctggaaaaatagaaaaaggaaaacactTTTTGTTTCCAGATTTTGGTAGAAgagacaaaaaataaaaaaaaaggcaaaaactCACCTCCTGATATCTGCACGTTTCGACGAGAAGGTACACTTGAGCTGAGCAAATCGAGCTCTGGCATTTTCAGCGGTGGTTTCCCGTTGACGGTATGGGAGTGCCGAGCGACGACGTCGTTTTGATCCAGAAAGGAAAGAAGCCAGGAGAGCCTCACGTAATCACTGTTAATTGTCCTGATAAGCATGGCCTCGGATGCGATATTTGCCGTATAATTCTTGATTTCGGTCTTTACATCACCAAAGGAGGTGAATTCTTAGCTCCCTCTTGCATAATTGCTTTCCacctctttttatttttactgcAATTAGTGTTTTTTctgtttaaataatatgatttATGATTAGATTTGCATTGTTTAAAATTAGGAATtctttttagttaattaagttCTAGAACTTTTCTTTGACGTAAATGGAAACCTGGAGTTTTTTAGATTAGCTATGTTTTAATGGTAGACAATTTTGGTTGTAGATGTTTCAACGGATGGAATTTGGTGCTATATGGTATTTTGGGTGGTTCCTCATTCGAGCTCAATTTTTGTAAGGTGGCCAAGTTTGAAGAACCGCCTTCAGTCCATATGTCCCTCTTGTTCGGTGACATTTTACTTGAATGATCAAACTTCACACTCTGCGGCTTCTCCGGTTTACTTGTTGAAGTTCTTTTGCCTTGATCGGAAAGAATTGTTACATGGTAATTGTGATTCCAATTAATGTTCCTTAATTGAATGTGAATTTGGTGTGCCACGGGTGTATGTGTGCAATATGCACGGTCAGTTCTAATGGAGTTGGAAACTTTGCTTTAGATGTTACACAGGTTCTCTGCGAGCTCGAGCTAACAATTCAAAAGGTGAAAGTCACGACGACCCCTGATGGCAGAGTTCTTGACCTCTTCTTTATAACAGATAACATGTGAGGTTTCATTTTGAGATGTGTGCAATACTTTTCCTTTTGAGAAATATTTTCCAATGAACAGTATTCTGTTGCTTAtggaggttttttttttttttttggtattatTAATGAGAAATTTTAGTTCTTTGTTTCTATTCAGAAGGTTGACGCATCTAGGCTCTAGCAGTTAAATGTTATTCagaagttatttaattttggaCCACTTATCATGTGGTCCACTTGTAGTGAAAGTGAAATTCATGTCATGTCATGTAGTTTGTGGTTTTATTTGCCTTTGATcatcttgtttcttttcttatatttttatttgttttctgcatagtttgtttttgtgttttagTTTCTCAAAGACCTTATCTGTCATGGAAAACCAAAACTAGATGCCAAAAACACCTGTTCTTCTTGATGCCTGTATTAGTGCCTTTGCTTACGGGTAATGGAGAATGTCACTTcgttgaaaagtgaaaataacATGGTACATAGTGATTTTTGCGCTGTTATTTGTAGATTTGGGGGTCTAGAATTTCTCAATCAGTTATGGCAATTGAATAATTGTATTGATAATAACCAATCAATCAAGGAATAAAGTATTAAAAGGTTCGGTTATTGATCTCAGTTATGTATGCAACATTGTTTCAGGGAGCTTTTACACACAAAAGAACGACAAGATGACACATACAAGCAATTAAATGCTGTGTTGGGTGAATCTTGTATCAGTTGTGAACTCAAGTTGGCTGGTCCTGAGTATGAATGCCATCATGGTATCTTGTCTCTTTCTCCTGCTGTAGTAGAAGAGTTATTTCGTTCTGAACTATCAGACAAGGAGACTCGTTCACAAGCTCTTAGCCCAGATATGacaaaattgaagaaagcAAATGTAGTGGTAGACAATTCATTGAGCCCAGCTCATACATTGCTCCAATTACATTGTGTTGATCACAAAGGTCTTTTCTACGATGTATTGAGAACTTTGAAAGACTGCAATATCAAGGTATTGTATGTCCTGCtaaaatttttgatgtttgaCAAGTACCTTATAAAATTAGTTTCTGTTGTATGGTATAATAGTGTGCCTGTTTAATTATGCTGCATAGTCCCCGCATCTATTAGGTTGAAGATGTCTCGCTACCaagtttatatttttcaaaatgacATGATTGAGGTTTAGTAATTGTCCTTAGAATTTTTCATTGCCCTATGAAATAAACAAcacaaatttattttgtctGTTCACAAAATGTGACTACCAGGGTTGATAGCTGGTAATTCTAACCCTTTCCTTAGATTAGGCCTAGGGGCCATAAAGTTTTGGGACCCTATTGAACCATAGTCATGGTGAGTGGTGTTATCAAAGAGCTGGTTTCCAAGGTTCTCCATCGGCTTGTTATCCTGAGCCACAGGATTACCTATTGCTGAATGATAGTGCTCACGGTTGAAATGACTTTGGTGTCTAGTTGATTGATTTAATGTATCCTCTCCCCCTCCCTCTGCTTTGGCTTTTACTTAAATTTCCACTGGGGTGATAGATgctatttgtttcttttttcccaGATAGCTTATGGTCGGTTCTCACCCACTTTCAATGGCTATCGTGATATCGACGTATTTATTCTGCAGAAGGATGGGAAAAAGATTGTTGGTCCTGATAAGCAAAATGGATTATGCTCTCGTCTGAAGGTGGAAATGCTTCACCCATTGCGTGTCATCATTTCAAACCGGGGCCCAGATACTGAGCTTCTGGTTGCTAATCCAGTTGAATTATCTGGAAAGGGAAGACCGCGGGTTTTCTATGATGTTACACTGGCTCTAAAGGGTCTGGGGATTTGCATATTCTCGGTAAGAAATCATTGcattaaaagaaaagtgaTTTAAAAACCATCAACAGATTGTAACTTTTGTGA from Theobroma cacao cultivar B97-61/B2 chromosome 9, Criollo_cocoa_genome_V2, whole genome shotgun sequence harbors:
- the LOC18590729 gene encoding uncharacterized protein LOC18590729 — its product is MRRWFDPWPVFFKREFNRNWPFLVGFAITGTIITKFSLGLTEEDAKNSPFVQRHKR
- the LOC18590730 gene encoding histone H4 — its product is MSGRGKGGKGLGKGGAKRHRKVLRDNIQGITKPAIRRLARRGGVKRISGLIYEETRGVLKIFLENVIRDAVTYTEHARRKTVTAMDVVYALKRQGRTLYGFGG
- the LOC18590731 gene encoding ACT domain-containing protein ACR9; amino-acid sequence: MGVPSDDVVLIQKGKKPGEPHVITVNCPDKHGLGCDICRIILDFGLYITKGDVSTDGIWCYMVFWVVPHSSSIFVRWPSLKNRLQSICPSCSVTFYLNDQTSHSAASPVYLLKFFCLDRKELLHDVTQVLCELELTIQKVKVTTTPDGRVLDLFFITDNMELLHTKERQDDTYKQLNAVLGESCISCELKLAGPEYECHHGILSLSPAVVEELFRSELSDKETRSQALSPDMTKLKKANVVVDNSLSPAHTLLQLHCVDHKGLFYDVLRTLKDCNIKIAYGRFSPTFNGYRDIDVFILQKDGKKIVGPDKQNGLCSRLKVEMLHPLRVIISNRGPDTELLVANPVELSGKGRPRVFYDVTLALKGLGICIFSAEIGRHSSSDREWEVYRFLLDENCRFLLSSMVARNQIVDRVRRMLMGW